In Chlorocebus sabaeus isolate Y175 chromosome 5, mChlSab1.0.hap1, whole genome shotgun sequence, one genomic interval encodes:
- the FBRS gene encoding LOW QUALITY PROTEIN: probable fibrosin-1 (The sequence of the model RefSeq protein was modified relative to this genomic sequence to represent the inferred CDS: deleted 1 base in 1 codon), translating into METAAAAAPGPGWAAEGERRRRRCSRRDRDREQRRRRGPGGDAPRALLAAPRGSSSSSSPPPPARPWSSASSGERPGGPRRRRPRPRPRPPRPRARKRPAGSGSRGEEEEEEEEGGADDGEAEEEPEEEEEEEEDLIDGFAIASFATLEALQKDASLQPPERLEHRLKHSGKRKRGGSSGATGEPGDSSDREPGRPPGDRARKWPNKRRRKEASSRHSLEAGYICDAESDLDERVSDDDLDPSFTVSTSKASGPHGAFNGNCEAKLSVVPKVSGLERSQEQPPGPDPLLVPFPPKEPPPPPVPRPPVSPPAPLPATPSLPPPPQPQLQLRVSPFGLRTSPYGSSLDLSTGSSSRPPPKAPAPPVAQPPPSSSSSSSSSSSASSSSAQLTHRPPTPSLPLPLSTHSFPPPGLRPPPPPHHPSLFSPGPTLPPPPPLLQVPGHPGASAANALSEQDLIGQDLNSRYLNAQGGPEVVGAGGSARPLAFQFHQHNHQHQHTHQHTHQHFTPYPPGLLPPHGPHMFEKYPGKMEGLFRHNPYTAFPPAVPGLPPGLPPAVSFGSLQGAFQPKSTNPELPPRLGPVPSGLSQKGTQIPDHFRQPLRKPGKWCAMHVRVAYMILRHQEKMKGDSHKLDFRNDLLPCLPGPYGALPPGQELSHPASLFTATGAVHAAANPFTAAPGAHGPFLSPSTHIDPFGRPTSFASLAALSNGAFGGLGSPTFNSGAVFAQKESPGAPPAFASPPDPWGRLHRSPLAFPAWVRPPEAARTPGSDKERPVERREPSITKEEKDRDLPFSRPQLRVSPATPKARAGEEGPRPTKESVRVKEERKEEAAAAAAAAAAAAAAAAAAAATGPQGLHLLFERPRPPPFLGPSPPDRCAGFLEPTWLAAPPRLARPPRFYEAGEELTGPGAVAAARLYGLEPAHPLLYSRLAPPPPPAAAPGTPHLLSKTPPGALLGAPPPLVPAPRPSSPPRGPGPARADR; encoded by the exons ATGGAGACGGCAGCGGCCGCGGCCCCGGGCCCGGGCTGGGCAGCGGAGggggagcggcggcggcggcgctgcTCGCGCCGAGACCGAGACCGGGAGCAGCGGCGCCGCCGAGGTCCAGGCGGCGACGCGCCCCGGGCCCTGTTGGCCGCCCCGCGCGGCTCCTCGTCCTCGTCGTCGCCTCCGCCGCCTGCCAGGCCTTGGTCGTCAGCTTCGTCTGGAGAGCGGCCCGGGGGACCGAGACGCCGGCGGCCCCGTCCGAGACCTCGACCCCCGCGACCCCGAGCTCGGAAGCGGCCTGCCGGCTCGGGCAGCcgcggggaggaggaggaggaggaggaggaggggggcgCAGACGACGGGGAAGCCGAGGAGGagcctgaggaggaggaagaggaggaggaggacttgATCGATGGCTTCGCCATCGCCAGCTTCGCCACCCTCGAGGCCTTgcag AAGGATGCATCTCTTCAGCCCCCAGAGCGACTGGAACATCGGCTGAAGCATTCTGGGAAGCGGAAGAGGGGGGGCTCCAGTGGGGCCACCGGGGAGCCAGGGGACAGCTCTGATCGGGAGCCTGGCCGGCCCCCTGGGGATCGGGCCAGAAAATGGCCCAATAAGCGGAGAAGAAAAGAG GCGTCCTCCCGTCACTCTCTGGAAGCTGgatacata TGTGACGCGGAAAGTGATCTGGACGAGAGG GTCTCCGATGATGACCTCGACCCATCCTTTACTGTCTCAACCAGCAAAG CCTCGGGCCCCCACGGCGCCTTCAATGGGAACTGTGAAGCAAAACTCTCCGTGGTCCCTAAAGTGTCGGGCCTGGAGCGGAGCCAAGAACAGCCCCCGGGGCCCGACCCGCTGCTAGTGCCTTTCCCCCCAAAGGAACCACCGCCTCCACCGGTCCCTCGGCCTCCTGTCTCACCCCCTGCACCCCTGCCGGCCACCCCCAgtctgccacccccaccccagccccagctgcaGCTTCGGGTCTCGCCCTTCGGCCTCCGCACTTCTCCCTATGGCAGCAGCCTGGACCTCAGCACTGGCAG CTCTTCACGGCCGCCCCCCAAGGCCCCGGCCCCTCCCGTGGCTCAGCCTCCCCCCTCATCATCCtcttcgtcctcctcctcctcatctgcCTCCTCCTCGTCCGCGCAGCTCACCCACCGGCCCCCAACGCCCTCACTGCCCCTGCCTCTGTCTACCCACAGCTTTCCCCCTCCCGGGCTGCGg ccccccccaccaccccaccacccctcCTTGTTCTCCCCtggccccaccctgcccccacccccacccctgctgcaGGTGCCAGGGCACCCTGGGGCCTCAGCCGCTAACGCCCTTTCTG AGCAGGACCTGATCGGCCAGGACCTGAACTCTCGCTACCTGAATGCCCAGGGTGGCCCTgaggtggtgggggcagggggctcGGCCCGGCCCCTGGCCTTCCAGTTCCACCAGCACAACCACCAGCACCAGcacacccaccagcacacccaCCAGCACTTCACCCCTTATCCCCCGGGCCTGCTGCCACCCCACGGCCCCCACATG TTTGAGAAATACCCAGGAAAGATGGAAGGCCTTTTCCGACATaat CCGTACACGGCCTTCCCTCCCGCAGTGCCCGGGCTGCCTCCGGGCCTCCCGCCGGCCGTCTCCTTTGGCTCCCTGCAGGGGGCCTTCCAGCCCAAG AGCACGAACCCTGAGCTGCCACCACGACTGGGGCCGGTGCCGAGCGGGCTCTCCCAGAAGGGGACACAG ATCCCCGACCATTTCCGGCAACCTTTGAGG AAACCAGGGAAGTGGTGTGCCATGCACGTGCGTGTGGCTTACATGATCCTGAGACACCAGGAGAAAATGAAG GGTGACTCCCACAAGCTTGACTTTCGGAACGACCTCCTGCCCTGCCTTCCGGGGCCCTATGGGGCCCTGCCCCCTGGGCAGGAGCTCTCCCACCCGGCCTCCCTCTTCACTGCGACTG GTGCCGTCCACGCTGCAGCCAACCCTTTCACGGCAGCTCCCGGGGCCCACGGACCCTTCCTGAGCCCCAGCACCCACATTG ATCCCTTTGGGCGTCCCACAAGCTTCGCCTCCTTGGCTGCCCTCTCCAACGGGGCCTTTGGAGGCCTGGGCAGCCCCACATTCA ACTCCGGCGCCGTCTTTGCCCAGAAAGAAAGCCCAGGGGCCCCACCAGCTTTCGCCTCCCCGCCGGACCCATGGGGCCGCCTGCACCGCAGTCCTCTGGCCTTTCCTGCCTGGGTCCGGCCCCCTGAGGCCGCCCGGACTCCAGGCTCAGACAAGGAGCGGCCTGTGGAGCGGAGGGAGCCCTCCATTACCAAGGAGGAGAAGGACAG GGACCTCCCCTTCTCACGGCCCCAGCTCCGAGTTTCTCCTGCTACTCCCAAGGCGCGGGCTGGCGAGGAGGGGCCTCGGCCAACCAAGGAATCCGTGCGGGTAAAGGAAGAGCGGAAGGAGGaggctgctgctgccgccgccgccgccgccgctgccgccgccgccgccgccgccgcagcagCCACTGGGCCCCAGGGCCTTCACCTGCTGTTTGAGAGGCCCCGGCCGCCCCCATTTCTGGGCCCTAGCCCACCAGATCGCTGTGCTGGCTTCCTGGAGCCAACCTGGTTGGCAGCACCCCCACGCCTGGCAAGGCCACCCCGCTTCTATGAGGCGGGTGAGGAGCTAACTGGACCTGGGGCCGTGGCCGCTGCCCGCCTCTACGGTCTGGAACCTGCTCACCCCTTGCTCTACAGCCGCTTGGCTCCTCCACCGCCACCTGCTGCGGCCCCA
- the PRR14 gene encoding proline-rich protein 14 isoform X1, whose protein sequence is MDLPGDPSPPGQARLCRQPLTRALWGARSPKRPRLQPPGAPSPLEKASRRVLAVVLEDIMAVHMGPVVPSKETSIPQHHSCQDPVHMQPPASPPQQARWSSKARPPDPLCLCREPLSRVHRTSSTLRRRSRTTPGPEEGPSQKVDQAPQPTLVVMLEDIASPRPPAEGFIDETPNFIIPAQRAEPMKIVHQPTPPPGDREPPFQPSALPADPPESPPPAPDPALELPSTPPPSSLLRPRLSPWGLAPLFRSVRSKLESFADIFLTPNKTPQPPPPSPPMKLELKIAISEAEQSGAAEGTASVSPRPPIRQWRAQDHNTPAPLLKPSLGRSYSCPDLGPPGPGTCTWPPAPPQPSRPRPRRHTVGGGEMARAPPPPRPCLRKEVFPLGGMGASPSLATSCSSTASTSSFSEPAEPRLGSTKGKEPRASKDQVLSDPETKTIGKVSRFRIRRTPARPQLNLTPMGLPRPIRLNKKEFSLEEIYTNKNYQSPTTRRTFETIFEEPRERNGTLIFTSSRKLRRAVEFRDSSLPRSRRPSRGVRAAGGRTVPPHVAPSPDVGPLLQQRLEELDALLLEEETVDGEQPHWT, encoded by the exons ATGGACTTGCCCGGGGACCCCAG CCCGCCTGGCCAGGCGCGTCTGTGCCGCCAGCCTCTGACTCGAGCATTATGGGGAGCCAGGAGCCCGAAACGGCCGAGGCTGCAGCCCCCGGGGGCCCCTTCTCCCCTGGAAAAGGCCTCTCGGCGGGTCCTGGCCGTGGTGCTGGAAGATATCATGGCTGTTCACATG GGCCCCGTGGTACCCTCAAAGGAGACCTCCATCCCACAGCACCACAGCTGTCAGGATCCTGTCCACatgcagcctcctgcctcgccACCCCAGCAGGCCAGGTGGTCCTCGAAGGCCAG GCCTCCCGATCCTCTGTGTTTGTGTCGCGAGCCCTTGAGCCGCGTCCACCGGACCTCTTCCACCCTGAGGCGGCGATCAAGAACAACCCCTGGCCCAGAGGAGGGCCCTTCACAAAAGGTGGACCAGGCCCCCCAGCCCACCCTGGTGGTGATGCTGGAAGACATTGCCAGTCCTAGACCCCCAGCTGAG GGCTTCATTGATGAGACCCCCAACTTCATCATCCCAGCACAAAG AGCTGAGCCCATGAAGATAGTTCACCAGCCAACACCTCCACCCGGGGACCGAGAACCCCCATTCCAGCCATCTGCTCTGCCTGCAGACCCTCCGGAGAGCCCACCACCAG CCCCAGATCCTGCTCTGGAGCTCCCATCCACCCCACCACCGTCCAGCCTTTTACGCCCCCGCCTCAGTCCCTGGGGCTTGGCCCCGCTCTTCCGTTCCGTCCGCTCCAAGCTGGAGAGCTTTGCTGACATCTTCCTCACACCCAACAAAACCCCACAGCCCCCGCCCCCGTCCCCCCCAATGAAGCTGGAGTTGAAGATCGCCATCTCAGAGGCTGAGCAGTCTGGGGCTGCTGAGGGCACTGCGTCTGTCAGCCCCCGGCCCCCCATCCGCCAGTGGCGGGCTCAGGACCACAATACCCCAGCACCTCTTCTTAAGCCCTCTCTGGGCCGAAGCTACTCCTGCCCTGATCTGGGGCCCCCTGGCCCAGGTACCTGCACCTGGCCACCTGCTCCACCCCAACCAAGCCGGCCACGGCCGCGGCGGCACACTGTGGGTGGTGGGGAAATGGCCCGAGCCCCGCCACCCCCTCGGCCCTGTCTCCGGAAAGAGGTCTTCCCTCTCGGAGGAATGGGAGCCTCCCCTTCTCTCGCCACATCTTGCTCGTCCACGGCATCCACTTCCTCCTTCTCCGAACCAGCAGAACCCAG GTTGGGTTCAACCAAAGGGAAGGAGCCAAGAGCCTCAAAGGACCAGGTGCTTTCAGACCCTGAGACCAAG ACCATAGGAAAGGTTTCTCGATTCAGAATACGCAGAACACCAGCCCGTCCTCAGCTAAACCTTACACCAATGGGACTGCCTCGACCAATCAG GTTGAACAAGAAGGAGTTCAGCTTGGAAGAAATTTACACCAACAAGAATTACCAGTCACCCACAACCAGGAG GACCTTTGAGACCATCTTCGAGGAACCCCGGGAGCGCAATGGGACTCTGATTTTCACCAGCTCAAGGAAGCTCCGGCGGGCTGTGGAATTTCGGGACAGCAGCCTTCCTCGATCACGACGGCCATCCCGTGGGGTCCGGGCTGCAGGGGGCAGGACTGTTCCTCCCCATGTGGCCCCCAGCCCTGATGTGGGCCCCCTGCTCCAGCAGCGGCTGGAGGAGCTAGACGCCTTGCTCCTAGAGGAAGAAACAGTAGATGGGGAGCAGCCCCACTGGACCTAG
- the PRR14 gene encoding proline-rich protein 14 isoform X2, protein MQPPASPPQQARWSSKARPPDPLCLCREPLSRVHRTSSTLRRRSRTTPGPEEGPSQKVDQAPQPTLVVMLEDIASPRPPAEGFIDETPNFIIPAQRAEPMKIVHQPTPPPGDREPPFQPSALPADPPESPPPAPDPALELPSTPPPSSLLRPRLSPWGLAPLFRSVRSKLESFADIFLTPNKTPQPPPPSPPMKLELKIAISEAEQSGAAEGTASVSPRPPIRQWRAQDHNTPAPLLKPSLGRSYSCPDLGPPGPGTCTWPPAPPQPSRPRPRRHTVGGGEMARAPPPPRPCLRKEVFPLGGMGASPSLATSCSSTASTSSFSEPAEPRLGSTKGKEPRASKDQVLSDPETKTIGKVSRFRIRRTPARPQLNLTPMGLPRPIRLNKKEFSLEEIYTNKNYQSPTTRRTFETIFEEPRERNGTLIFTSSRKLRRAVEFRDSSLPRSRRPSRGVRAAGGRTVPPHVAPSPDVGPLLQQRLEELDALLLEEETVDGEQPHWT, encoded by the exons atgcagcctcctgcctcgccACCCCAGCAGGCCAGGTGGTCCTCGAAGGCCAG GCCTCCCGATCCTCTGTGTTTGTGTCGCGAGCCCTTGAGCCGCGTCCACCGGACCTCTTCCACCCTGAGGCGGCGATCAAGAACAACCCCTGGCCCAGAGGAGGGCCCTTCACAAAAGGTGGACCAGGCCCCCCAGCCCACCCTGGTGGTGATGCTGGAAGACATTGCCAGTCCTAGACCCCCAGCTGAG GGCTTCATTGATGAGACCCCCAACTTCATCATCCCAGCACAAAG AGCTGAGCCCATGAAGATAGTTCACCAGCCAACACCTCCACCCGGGGACCGAGAACCCCCATTCCAGCCATCTGCTCTGCCTGCAGACCCTCCGGAGAGCCCACCACCAG CCCCAGATCCTGCTCTGGAGCTCCCATCCACCCCACCACCGTCCAGCCTTTTACGCCCCCGCCTCAGTCCCTGGGGCTTGGCCCCGCTCTTCCGTTCCGTCCGCTCCAAGCTGGAGAGCTTTGCTGACATCTTCCTCACACCCAACAAAACCCCACAGCCCCCGCCCCCGTCCCCCCCAATGAAGCTGGAGTTGAAGATCGCCATCTCAGAGGCTGAGCAGTCTGGGGCTGCTGAGGGCACTGCGTCTGTCAGCCCCCGGCCCCCCATCCGCCAGTGGCGGGCTCAGGACCACAATACCCCAGCACCTCTTCTTAAGCCCTCTCTGGGCCGAAGCTACTCCTGCCCTGATCTGGGGCCCCCTGGCCCAGGTACCTGCACCTGGCCACCTGCTCCACCCCAACCAAGCCGGCCACGGCCGCGGCGGCACACTGTGGGTGGTGGGGAAATGGCCCGAGCCCCGCCACCCCCTCGGCCCTGTCTCCGGAAAGAGGTCTTCCCTCTCGGAGGAATGGGAGCCTCCCCTTCTCTCGCCACATCTTGCTCGTCCACGGCATCCACTTCCTCCTTCTCCGAACCAGCAGAACCCAG GTTGGGTTCAACCAAAGGGAAGGAGCCAAGAGCCTCAAAGGACCAGGTGCTTTCAGACCCTGAGACCAAG ACCATAGGAAAGGTTTCTCGATTCAGAATACGCAGAACACCAGCCCGTCCTCAGCTAAACCTTACACCAATGGGACTGCCTCGACCAATCAG GTTGAACAAGAAGGAGTTCAGCTTGGAAGAAATTTACACCAACAAGAATTACCAGTCACCCACAACCAGGAG GACCTTTGAGACCATCTTCGAGGAACCCCGGGAGCGCAATGGGACTCTGATTTTCACCAGCTCAAGGAAGCTCCGGCGGGCTGTGGAATTTCGGGACAGCAGCCTTCCTCGATCACGACGGCCATCCCGTGGGGTCCGGGCTGCAGGGGGCAGGACTGTTCCTCCCCATGTGGCCCCCAGCCCTGATGTGGGCCCCCTGCTCCAGCAGCGGCTGGAGGAGCTAGACGCCTTGCTCCTAGAGGAAGAAACAGTAGATGGGGAGCAGCCCCACTGGACCTAG